The Desulfomonilaceae bacterium genome window below encodes:
- a CDS encoding VOC family protein — MIKPAKDSLDLGVIISDIKASLDFYQNILGLEFVGSVPLWFGTMHRLRFGTSDFKLIEPKVVPPRGGIGLENQLGFRYVTFVIENLSELCSDLKNIGIEFALPETTIRPGVRIAMVKDPDGNIVEFVERI; from the coding sequence ATGATCAAGCCAGCGAAAGATTCACTGGATCTCGGTGTAATCATTAGCGACATTAAGGCCAGTCTTGATTTCTACCAGAATATTCTCGGACTTGAGTTTGTAGGAAGTGTCCCCTTATGGTTTGGTACTATGCACCGATTGCGCTTCGGGACTAGCGACTTTAAGTTGATCGAACCCAAGGTGGTTCCTCCCCGGGGAGGTATCGGGCTGGAAAATCAATTGGGTTTTCGTTATGTCACCTTCGTAATAGAGAATCTTTCCGAACTCTGTTCCGATCTAAAAAACATTGGAATAGAATTTGCTTTGCCTGAAACGACAATACGGCCCGGTGTGCGGATTGCTATGGTCAAAGATCCAGATGGGAATATTGTGGAATTCGTGGAACGAATTTGA
- a CDS encoding linear amide C-N hydrolase has protein sequence MKRQTLHKAVFWTLIALTLGFAAVEKVDACTRAVYLGPEGVIITGRSMDWEGNTGTDLWAFPRGMKRDGAAGVTSIKWTSKYGSVVSSFYGVSTVDGMNEKGLVTNVLYLVESEYGKPDGKRPTISIAAWAQYVLDNYATVTETVNALREDPFIVVAPTLPDGKPATGHLAISDPTGDSAIFEYIGGKLFIHHGKNYQVMTNSPVFNKQLALNEYWEEIGGSTFLPGTSRASDRFVRASFYINAIPKTTDMAQAVASVFGVIRGVSVPLGITTPGQPNIASTYWRTFSDHKNMVYYFDSATSPTVFWVPVAELDLKEGAPVKKLTLVGGKTYSGSAASKFEPAEPFAFLPATVK, from the coding sequence ATGAAGCGACAGACATTACACAAAGCTGTGTTTTGGACACTAATCGCCCTGACCCTGGGGTTTGCGGCAGTCGAAAAGGTGGATGCATGTACCCGAGCTGTGTACCTCGGTCCCGAAGGCGTAATTATCACCGGCCGGTCTATGGACTGGGAGGGAAATACGGGAACTGACCTCTGGGCGTTTCCACGTGGCATGAAACGTGATGGAGCCGCCGGCGTAACCTCGATCAAGTGGACATCGAAGTATGGCAGCGTGGTGAGTTCTTTCTATGGTGTGAGCACTGTCGACGGTATGAACGAGAAGGGGCTTGTAACAAATGTTCTCTATCTTGTCGAATCTGAATATGGCAAGCCGGACGGCAAGCGTCCTACAATTTCGATTGCGGCTTGGGCCCAGTATGTGCTGGACAATTACGCTACCGTTACTGAGACAGTAAACGCGTTGCGGGAGGACCCCTTTATAGTTGTTGCGCCTACGCTGCCGGACGGTAAACCGGCGACAGGGCATTTAGCGATTTCTGATCCAACGGGCGACTCGGCCATCTTTGAATACATTGGCGGTAAATTGTTCATTCATCATGGCAAGAACTACCAGGTGATGACCAACTCCCCTGTGTTTAACAAGCAACTGGCGCTAAACGAATATTGGGAAGAGATTGGTGGATCGACCTTTCTGCCAGGTACTAGCCGCGCATCTGATCGCTTCGTTCGAGCCTCGTTTTATATAAACGCTATCCCTAAGACCACCGATATGGCCCAGGCTGTGGCGAGCGTCTTTGGGGTTATTCGTGGAGTTTCAGTGCCACTGGGCATCACGACGCCGGGTCAGCCGAACATTGCCTCGACGTATTGGCGAACATTCTCCGACCACAAGAACATGGTTTACTACTTTGATTCAGCGACCAGCCCCACAGTGTTTTGGGTACCGGTGGCGGAATTGGATCTGAAAGAAGGGGCTCCGGTCAAGAAGCTCACATTGGTTGGTGGAAAGACTTATTCAGGCAGTGCGGCAAGCAAGTTCGAACCGGCTGAACCATTTGCGTTTCTCCCGGCTACAGTTAAGTAA